The window AAACCCAGTTGCTGGCATGCATCGTAGAAATGGGCACGCAGCCAACGCCTTGTGTAGGGTAGAGTCGTAGGGGACTAGCGCGCGGTTAGAGCTGAAAAAGCCGTAGACTGCCAGCAGCTACTCATCTACCCAATAGAAATTTATCTCTTGGACAAGTTAATCATCCCGTCGCAGGGATTATTGGCGGGCCACTGGGTTCGCTTTCGTACTATAAAGTACAGGCGTAACAAACTAGGGCTGGGAATTACTGTTCATTCGGCGTCGATGTCGCCGGCGAATCATCAGTATTAACCTGGTTGTTTCCGCGACAAATGGCGTCGTAAACCTCACGCCGATGGACAGGCACTTCCTTGGGAGCCTCAACACCCAGGCGCACCTTGTCGCCGCGGATTTCCACGACAACAATGGTAATGTCATTGTTAATGACAATACTCTCGTTCTTTTTCCTTGAGAGTACAAGCATGATCCGTTCCCTTCCTGATTACTGTGCCTGATACCAGCTACATAACAATAAGCGATACCGGGGAGCAAAAAATCGCAACCGACACCCGCTAGCGTCCTAAAATGCCGCAGCGTAGCGTTAAGTCCAGACACTTCCTTAATTTCACTGTACGAGCAAGAATACGATAGTCAAGCAAATCGAAAGATTTTCACAAGAATTTTGCAAATTTGGCATAAAATTCGTATAGAGCAAAAACGATTCTTACGACATTCAACTTGCCATTCCCTCTGAATTACAGAACGCAAACACATGCCTGCAAACAACTTGTGAAACTTTTTGACCTACTCATCGGCCTCCGGAGTCAATTTTCGGTGTATCAAAAAGACAAATACAAGGCATTAGCAAAACTGTACAATTAATTGAATAATACTTGACAGAATTTTAAGGAATTAGGATTTCTTTTAGTAAAAGGCTGTTTTGGCTAAGTTTTTTAATCTTTGTGCTTTCTCTCCTACTGTTCCTGAGGATGCTGACCCTGCATTTCGCAAATAGCCGTAAACAGTAAGTGGCATGGCGA of the Pirellulales bacterium genome contains:
- the csrA gene encoding carbon storage regulator CsrA → MLVLSRKKNESIVINNDITIVVVEIRGDKVRLGVEAPKEVPVHRREVYDAICRGNNQVNTDDSPATSTPNEQ